TCCCGCGACATAGTTGTAACCATCATGATCATCCTCCGAAAGCTCATGCAGTGCCTCATACCTTATATCGATATAATATTATATTCTATATGGATACGGGTTTCCCTTCTTTGAGTGAGACATGTGGGCCTTGAAATTCGCCGCCGCCCTGAGATCTCCTGCCGAGAGTCGGGGCGCACGGCGGTGGAGCGCACGGCGGCGAGGCGGCGCGGAGCCGTGGGGTCGTGGGGCATGCGCCGTCTCCGATCATGCCAGCCATCTACTTGGTAGGCCGATCCTTCAATGCGCTCTCCAGCACGTCCGCGACGTAGTCGATCTCATCCGATGAGAGGCTGTTATGGAACGGTATCGCGACGCTGGTGCGGCCTGCTTCTTCTGTTGCCGGGAACTCGCCGCCTTCATACCCAAACATGTCCCTATAGAAAGGCTGCAGGTGGATGGGTGTGAAGTATGGCCGGCAGCCAATCTCCGCCTTCTGGAACCGCTCCATGACGTGGTTTCTGACTCTCTCCTGCATCACGTGGGTTCTCTCGTCCCACCCCACGCGTATGACATACACGAACCAGCTCATCCTGGTGACCTCCGGCGCAACATACGGCAAACGCACGCCCGGGATACCGGAGAGCCTCTCCTTGTACATGTCGGCCACCCGGGCCCTTCTGGTGACGATTTCTTCAATCCGCCTAAGCTGCGTGACACCGAGAGCAGCCGACATCTCATCCATGCGGTAGTTGAACCCCAGCCGCTCGTGGGCAAGCCACACCCCTGCCTCACCTCGCCCCTGATTGCGCATGCTGCGGCAGAGGAACGCCACGTGCTCATCGTCGGTCACGATCATGCCGCCTTCACCCGTGGTGATCTGCTTGTTAGGGTAGAAGGCGAACACGGCCGCGTCGGCGAAATCCGGCCCGCCAGCTCTCTTGCCCTTGTACTCCGAGCCCAACGACTCACAGGAGTCCTCTATGAAAACAAGGCCATGGCGGTTCGCCATATCGCGGATCACATCCAGCTTAGCCGGCTGGCCAAAGGCATCGACAGCGAGGATCGCCTTGGTCTTGGGCGTGATCGCAGCCTCGATCAGATCGGGGTTGATGTTGGCCGTGTCGGGCTCGATATCTACAAACACCGGCTTTGCCCGCTCATACAGGATGCAGTTGCTAGACGCAATGAAGCTGAACGGGGTTGTGATCACCTCATCGCCATCGGCTATGCCGAACGAGCGAATAAGGAGGTGCAGGCCGCTCGTGCCGCTATTGACGGCTATTCCACACCGACGCTGAGTAAAGGACGCGCTTGATTCCTCAAATTCCACCAATTTCGGGCCAAGCGCGAGTGTGTACGATCTCAAAACGTCATTGACTGCGCCGATGTCGCTTGCCGATAGATCGGGGCGTGCGAGATCAACTCTCATTGATGTCCCTCCGAACGCGTTTTCATCTCAGGTGAATCACCTGCCTAGACATGAAACCTCGAGAAGACCCTTGGCGCGCCCCCGCAGGCGTACCCGCAGGCCTACCCGCAGGCATGCCCAAGGGCCACTGTGCGCACTGTGGCAAGTGGGCATGTTGCCAACGTGCAGCAATGTAGATAGTATTATGCGTTGGCGCCACGATCACCTTCAATCCTGATAGATGTCACATGAATCTGGGGGCTTGTCACGGCGGGCGTCGGCAACTTGCCTTGCAGCAACACCAGAACAGGAGGCTGCAGTATGTCCGCAGATGTGCGCGTGATGCGCCGAGACGAGCACTGCATCAGTACCTGGAGAAGCGGCGAAACGCCTATGATCAGCCATGGGCTAGCAACAGACTTCAACCTGATGCTGGCTGTAGGTTGGGCGGGACGTCTGACCCATATCGTCCTCGCGCCCGGAGAGCACCTTACTTGGCGACCGGAAGACACCGCGCAACGTGCCCTGGCCTACTGCTGGCAGGTGCAAGCTACATTCTCGCCGCCTAATGCATCAACGTGCAGCCTAGGAGCCGGAGATCTGCTGTGGGCGGCGCCCGACATAGCGCGTCTGGGGCCAAGTGAACTTCTCGATTGTCATTCATATAATGTCGACGAATCCAGCAATGAGACGAGCTCAATGTCGATGGAATCGACGTTGAGACACCCGCGATGTCGATGAATCCGGCATTGAAGCCATGCGAACGTGCGCCACGGCGAGATTGGAGGCAGGAAGCTTTCCCGGCGAGAGTTATGGCATAATGTGCCACAGGCCAGTCCGTGCTAGACGCATTTTCAAGAATGGCCCGGGCGCGTCAGGGAATTCGCGCGAACCTCGACTGATGGAGCCGGACCGTGAATGTCTACGGAATGGACACTGACTCCACGGTCAATGTCCAATTGAGTCGCATTGAGCGCGCGACACTGCTGGTTTGGTCGACATTGAGCGCCCGCGTTATCCGGAGAGTCACCCGCTCCGCTTGGAGACCCGCAGCACTCCTTATACCTCTTGCCGCTACCGCAGGGGCACGGTTGTTTCGACCTACCTTCACTTGCGGCCTAACTGCATCCAGCGGCCGTAGATGACACAGCAACCTGTCAGTCTGTGTCAGCACACTGTCACTTCTACGCCAGTGTCTCTCAGGCCGACGAGCGTCTCATCGCCAATGCCCTTATCAGTCAGGATCATGTCAAGGTCGGCGACACCGCACACAAAGGAAAGCCCGATCCTCTCGAACTTGGAGTGGTCGACCGCCAGGATCACGCGATGCCCAGCTCTCATCATAAGGCGCTTGATGGGGACTTCCTCCGGGTTGCTGTTCATGACGCCTTTAGCCGCGTCTACAGCATCGGCGCCCAGAAACACTTTGTCCACAGACAGCTGCCTCAGCATCTCCTCTGCGTATGGTCCAACGGTAGAGAATATGCCTGGCCGAATGCTGCCGCCGATGAGAAGCACTGAGATAGACGGGGTTTTGCTCAGGCTCGTGGCGATCACCAGATCGTTGGTGACTACAGTGAGATCACGCTTGCTCCTGAGAAGGGCAGCTATCTGGAATGTGGTGGAACCGGAATCCAGCACAATGGTCTCGCCGTCTTCAACCATGCCTGCGGCGGTCAGTCCGATCCGTCGTTTCTCCTCCACATTCACCCGGGCCTTGATCTCGTACCCCGGCTCGGATGCGGTGCTCTCCCTGGCGGAGACGGCGCCTCCGTGGGCCTTGATCACCCTTCCCTGCGAGGCGAGGTACGCGATATCCCGCCGTATCGTCATCGTAGATACGTTCATCGTCTCGCTCAGATCGGCCACGGCCGCTGAGCCGTGTTCGCTAATGAGCTGCATTATCCTGCTACGCCGTTCCTCAGCAAGCATTGCGAATCGCCGCCTCGCCATTACTACTCCGGATGGTCTTCTGGCTAGTATCAGGGCTGCAATTTCGACTGGCGCCCTGGCTGGCATCCTGAACAGTGCCCTGACCGGAAACCAAGTGCAGCATGCTTTGGTGAAGCACGCAATTGGCAGCCAGGACTTGCTTCCCGCCTACCCTGAAGGGGCCGCCGGCGAAGTTCGTCACAACGCCGCCCGCCTCCCCCACAATCACCGCCCCCGCTGCCATGTCCCACGGGGCAAGACCAGGCTCCCAGTACGCATCGAATCTTCCGCACGCAACATACGCAAGATCCAGGGAGGCCACACCGAATCTGCGGACCTCCTGAACTAATGGGATGACACGAGCGAATACGTCCATATTGTTGTTTCGGCAGTCCGCCATGTCGTAGGGAAAACCCGTAGCTACTAGCGCTTGAGCCATGGCTGACGTTGACGACACGTGTATTCTACTGCCGTTTAGGAACGCGCCGCGCCCCGAAGCCGCACTGTAGAGCTCCCCTGACACAGGTGAGTATACCACGCCCACTGCCGGCAAACCATCAACGAACAGGCCTATCGATACCGCGAAGAACGGCAGCCCGTGGGCGTAGTTGGTGGTTCCGTCCAGGGGATCGATGAACCACTCACACACCGCTCCGGGCCCCTGTCCCTCAATTTGCCCCTGCTCCTCGGCACAGATGGAATGGCTCGGAAACTCCGACCGTATGGCCAACAGTATGAGGCCTTCCGAGGCCTTGTCGGCGTCGGTCACCATATCTCGTTCACCCTTGAACTGCACAGTCCGGCGAGTCCCGATCATCGCTGTGAGCAGGTCTCCAGCGCTTCGGGCCGCGTCGCGTGCGACGTCGAGTGCTTTGCCCAGTGTTCTTTCGTCGATCAAACCTGTCTCACCTGCCTCTGCGCCGCCATCAGGCGTCCTGCTGACGCAGCATTGTCCTAAAAAGCACCACTACTATGCCCAGCACCACCAGAAGAAGCACCCACGACAACGCTGCAGCTTCAGCCAGGTTCAAGCCCGTGAATGTGCGCTTGTAAATGTAGTAGCTTATCACATCAGTAGCCACGCCAGGTCCGCCCTTAGTCATCACGTAGATCAGATCGTAGGTCCGGAAGGCAAATATGAGACGTATGAGGAGCGCTGTGACGATTACTGGGGACATCAGGGGAATCGTGATGCGGAACAGCGTCTGCACCGGACTAGCGCCATCTATCTTCGCAGCCTCGAACGGCTCCTTCGGAAGCGACACCAAGCCGGCTAGAAGCACCAGAATCATGAACGACACCTGTTGCCATATGTCTACCATCAGAATCGACCATATCGCCCCTCTTGGAGATCCGAGCCAGTCTATGGGGCGCCATCCCATAGCGGATATCAGGTAGTTCACAATACCCAGATCAGCGTGGAGAAGCATCTTCCATATGAGCCCTACTGCCACAGGAGACATGACCATTGGAATAGTAAGTATGGTATAGAAGACCGCTTTGAACTTGATATCGCGGCTCAGGAGCAGCGCAATCGAGAACCCCAGGACAGATTCGAGGGTGACCACAAAAAGCGCGAACTTGATAGTAACCCACAGCGAGTTCCAGAAGTACTCGTTGCTGAGGGCGCTCACGTAGTTCCTGATCCCCGCGAATGAGCCAAGCCGCGGCGATATGAACGTATAGTTCGAAAAACTGACAATAAGCGAAAACAGCAGCGGCACGGCGACAACTGCAGTAAGGATGATTAGCGTTGGAAGTATAAACGTCAATCCCCTGAGCCTAATCTGCCGCGCTCGATAGCTTCTGTAAGTGTTCATCACCGCAAGCAGCCTCCGCAATAGATTGAGTGTCGACCAGTTTGTGGGCGGGGAGCCGGCTGTGCGCCGACCCCCGCTCCTGATCGCCCGCGTGTTCTGGACTATGTACTGTGCGCTACTTCATTTTTGACTGCCGCGCCAGAGCATCCAGCTCCTTAGCAGCGCTGTCGAGAGCCGCCTTTATCTCCTTCTGCCCAGATGCTGCCAATGATAGCTCTCGACCCATTACTTCGATCATCTGTGCCGAGTATTGGAACTCCGGTACGGGGCGGGCATTCTCCAATATATCGAGGACCTGTGGATACCACGGATAGTTTCTGACGACTTCCTTGTCAGTGAACATGCTTCGCTTCGTAGGAGCGCCTCCTAGAAGCGCTCTCTTCCTTGCAGTCTCCTGCGACTCAACCCACTTGATGAACCGCCATGCCTCTTCCTTACGGGTCCCGTTGTGCGCGATAGCCCATCCCCAACCCCCGTTTAGGCCTATTCCGCCAGGCATCGCAGCTATGGCTACCTTGCCGGCGACCTTGGACTTGGAAGGATCGTTCAGCTGCGGCAGCATCCAATTGTAGCTTATCATTGAGAAGGCGCGACCTTGGGACATGACCCTGAACGCGTCGTCGAGGTTGAATGAAAGCGCTCCCTGCGGCGCACCGTGCTTGACGTTGTCGATGTACAGCTCTGTCGCCTTGATTGCCTCGGGCCTGTTCACTGTGGAATGCCAGCTCTTGTCGTAGTAGCTTCCACCACAGCTGAACAGGTAGTTAGACCACTCCATGACTATGGGATCGCCGCGTTGCGCCTGCATGGCCGATCCAGACACGCCGGCGTTCTTCTGCATGAACTTGCACAACGTCACATACTCTGCAACAGTAGTCGGAGCCAGCATCGGAGCCTTGTATTCGGCTTCAAATGCCTTCTGCAGTTTCGGATCCGACATGAGGTCAGTCCGATAGACTATGCACATTGCATAGTTGTACATTGGCAGCATGTACAACTTGCCGTCGTAGTAGCCGACCATGTCGACCATCGAGGGCACATAATCGGAGATATCGAACTTGTCTCGGCTTATGTACTTGTCCAGCGGTTCCAGCCACCTGGCCGCCGGGAATTCACCCGCCCAATAGTTGTCGACCTGAATCACATCGTAATGCGACTCAGGACTCATGAACTGAGTTACCAGCTTGGCATGCATGTCTCCATACTGCACGATCTCGAATTCCACGCCGATGCCCGTTGCTTTCTCGAATTCGGGCAATAGGGTTTCAATGATTCTGGTTTCGGGAACATCCTCCATCAGCATGACGAGGGCAACTTTGGGTGCGGCTGCCTGAACCCCGCTCGCAAGCATGACGGCAAGAATCAGACACACAGCAAGCAGCGATCTTCTCAATTGGATCTCCCCCTTCAGTGTTCTGTGGACACGTGTTCGCCTGACCATTCATCCGCTCAACCATGCAACACCAGATGAATGCGCCAATAGCCGGCACATCACCTCCGGATCCTACTTGATCGCTCCGAACGACAATCCTCTCACCAGGTACTTTTGCAGAGACAATGCGATGATTATCATGGGGACAATGCCTATTGTGGTAGCGGCGGCGAGTTTCCCTATGAGCACTCCCCTCTGTGTCTGCATCGCGGCTATGGCTACAGGTATTGTACCTGTCTTGCTTCCGGTCAGAATCAGCGCGAACAGAAACTCGTTCCAGCAGAGTATGAAGCTCAATACCGCAGCCGACATGATGCCAGGCGCCGAAATGGGGAATATGACATCGAAGAATGCTTGGAAAGGAGTACACCCGTCTATCATCGCCGCTTCTTCGAGTTCTATGGGAATTCCCTGGAAGAATCCCATCAGAAGCCACAGGAGAACCGGCAGGTTGAATGCAAGGTACGCAAGCGTGATTCCCTGTATGGTATTGACCATTCGGAGTCGCGTATAGATCGCAAAGATGGGCAGGATGAGCACAATGCCGGGAAGCATCTGCGTTCCTAGAACAGCAAACTGCAGCGTTCGCCCTCCCGAGCCATATCTGGCGAACCCATAACCGCCTAATGCGGCTATCGGGGTAGCGAGGGCAGTGGACAGCAGCGCAATCACAAGGCTGTTTCTCAGATGCACATCGAAGTGGCTGACTTTGAACAGCTCAATGTAGTTCTGGAGTGTTGGCTGAAATACCAGCCGAGGCGGTATTTCGTACGCCATCACATCAGGCGCGAGTGAAGTCCGCACGACCCACAAGATGGGCAGTAGAATCGCAAGCGAGAACACGCTCAAAGCCAAATAGGTTCCGACATCTGCCCATACCTTGGCGCGTCTGGCTTTCATGGGCGCCACCCCCCCCGCTAGGCTACTGAACACAGTTGCCATCTCAGACGTAGTCTCATCAGTGGGAACAAGTTCCACCGGTCACGTTTATGCCCTGCCCCGTCATGAAATCGGCGTCATCGGAAGCCAGGAACAGCACGACCCGGGCCACATCCTCGGGCTGACAGAGTCGTCCGAGTGGGGTCTGCCTGATGTAGTCCGCTCGAACCTCTTCGGATGACATGCCCCTCAGCTTGCCTTCCCATACGACCTCGCGGTCCTGCATGCTGGTGGCCACGAACCCCGGGCACACCGCGTTAACATTGATGTTGTACTGCGCTGCCTCGCGCGCGAACGCCTGCGTGAAACCGAGCACCGCGAATTTGGATGCTGAGTAGTGGGCCAGGAAAGGAGCGCCGATCTTAGACGCCATGGACGCCGTATTGACTATCTTGCCGCCGCCCTGAGCGATCATCGCTGGAAGCGCCGCCTTCGAACACAGGAACACTCCTTTGGCGTTGACGTTCATGTTGAAGTCCCATTCCTCTTCGGTGAGATCGAGCACACTGGCCATGCTTGACACCCCAGCGTTGTTGGCAAGCACGTCGATCCTGCCCAGACTTGCGACAACCCCATTGATGACCTCATTCACATGACCCGCCCGGGTGACATCCATGACCTGCCCCTCGGCTCGGCCCCCACTCTTGACGATCACGGCCACCATATCGTCAAGAGCGCCCCGGTTGATATCAGTACAAACGACGTATGCCCCCTCGGACGCAAACGCCTCCGAAATCGCCTTTCCAATACCTGAAGCGGCGCCCGTCACCAGAACGTTCTTCCCCTCAAACCTTCTCAAACAGACCACCCTCTCATTAGCTGCCTTCCATTGCCGCGAGGCGCTATGCGAAGCGCAATGCCGGACGCGCTCTCACGAGACTCCCGCAAGGTCTCGGAAGTCCTGCTTCAGATGACGGTACAAATTGCGGTACACATCGAAGTAAGCCATATATGTCTCGTGCTTCGCCATGTCGGGTTCCATTAGGGTTCGGTCGGGTATGTACGCGAGGATGTCGTCCCATGACCCAAACGCGCCGATGCCCATTCCAGCAACGAATGCCGCTCCCAACGATGATCCTGGATGGTGCGTGATGTACTCAACAGGCGAGCCCACGGCATCGGTCACAATCTGCCGCCACAGAACGCTTTTCGCCCCGCCGTTGCTCATGAAGAAACGCTTCGGGTTGAGCCCCATGTCCTGGAATACTCGGATGTGGTCCATGAACCCGTAGCCCACGGCTTCGAGGATAGCCCGGTATATGTGCGCAGCCGTGTGGTAGGTGGACAGGCCGAAAAACACCCCCCTGGCCAGCGGATCCATGAGCGGCGTCTTCTCTCCCACGAAATACGGCAATACCACGAGTCCTTCGGAACCGGCAGGTATCCCAGCAGCCAACTCATCGAGGCATGCGTAGAAGTTGTGGCCCTCCGATTCGCTCTTCTCCCTCTCTTCACGGAAGAAGCTGTTCACGAACCATTTGACAAGCGAACCCGAGGAGGCCATGCACCCGTTGGGCAGGAACTTGCCGGGGATCAGATGGTAATCGATGAAGACCCGCCGATCATACTTGAGCGCGCCGCTGCAGGCGAGTATGTCGCCAGCCCCTCCTAACTTGATGAGCACGTCCCCATCGCTTCTGACTCCGGATGAAAATGCGGACGCCACATGATCGCCGGACCCTATTGTCACAATCACATCGTCGCCAAGGCCCACCTCGTCAGCCACGCTTTTCAGCATCGGACCGACGATCTGTCCGGGCGACATCACCGCCGGCAGCATGTCCCTGTGGATGCGGGCAGCATCAAGTGTGGCTGGAATCCACTCCTCCAACCTGACATCGAACATGCCGCTCTCGAGTGCCCAGTTGCGTTCCAGCGTGAGTCGGCCCGTCAGGCGGTAGGTTATGTAGTCGTACGACCCGACGATGTGTCTGGCAGCCCCAAACACATCGGGTTCATGCTTTTGCAGCCAGAGGAGCTTGGGCGGGATTGTCTGCTGGTTAATCCCGCCCCCGGTCAGCTTGAACACCTCTTGCTCGTCAAGAGCATCGCGCAGATGCGCAATCTCGTCATGGGTCCGGGCATCATTCTGCTGAATCGAACGGCGCAGGGGATTGCCACGCTCGTCCAGAAGGATCAGGGCAGGAACCATACCGCTGACCGCGAGAGCCCTCACCTTTCTCCCGTCCGCCGAGGCAAGCATCGCCAGTCTCCTCAGGACATCCAGGGTCCCGTCCCACCAGATCCCCGGATCCTCCTCGGCCCATCCGGCCTGCAGAGAAATGAGATCGTGTTCCCGTGACGCATCGCCAACTAGTCGGCCCTGGTCGTCAATGAGGACGCCCTTCACCGATGTGGTGCCTATGTCGATACCTATCAGCAGCATTGGTCAATCGCACCCCTAACCTGGGTTTTACTCTCGCGCAGCCTTCATGAAGGCGATCACTCGTTCTACGTCGACAGAATTCCACGTGCAACCGTCCTTCTTGAGCGCTGTACCTACAATGGCGCCGTCTGCAATACTGAGAATCCGCTGGACGTTCTCCTGTCGAACCCCGGTGTTAGCAATAACCGGAGTGTCTGGAACAGCTCTCTTCGCCAGTTCCAGATTCTCCTCATCCACCGATACGCCCGTCATCGGGCCCGACACGCACACTGCGTCCGCAAGCGACGAGAAGACCACGCTCTTCGCCAGGGGCCCTATTGAGCGCTCACCTATGGGAGCAGCGAATTCCGCGTTTATTACGAAAAACAGTTTCACGTCGTCAGCGCCCACGTGCTTCCTGTAGCGCACCGCATCGGCGCAAGCGGTGTTCCAAAGCCCCATATCGCTCGCGTAGGCCCCTGTGAACACTTCTCTTACGAACCGCGCTTCCGTAGCCTTTGCAAGGGCGATGGCGCCGATCGGGTCCCACAGGATATCCACCCCGAACGGGATGGACAAATGCTCCGTAGCTCTGGACACCACGCTCGCCATAACCGCCAGCGACTCGGGTCGGGTCCCCACGTAGTACGGCCTGTCGCCTTCATTGCAGAACATGATCGCGTCCGCGCCCCCCTTCTCCAGCGCGGCCACATCTGCCTTGACCCACTTCAATATCCCGGCGACGCCAACGGAGGCATCATACAGCGGTGAGCCTGGCATGGGCGGGAAATGGGCCATAGCGATCACGGGTTTTTCAACGTTGAAGATGTCTTTCAGCCGGAAACTCATGAGAGACCCCTCCATAGCCGACCACGAGAAACGTGGTCGATTATTATTGCACCGATCTGTGATGGTCTGTGGCAGGATCATGCAGCCCATTGCCAAGTTGTCGCTCCCACCGCGTCCAGAACCGACCCGCCCCTGCGCCATTCGTACGATTCTCCTCAGCCGCCTCGGGCCATGCTCACAGGCGACCTATTGCCGCAGTCCGGACCGAACGTGGTAAACTCTCCTAGACAAGAAAATGATGCCGGCAAAAGCCGCAAGCGAGATGTAGACTAGAACCGCAGAAATCGCGCTGGCCATGCGTATGTCATCCATGAGACTGCGGAACAGCAGCAGGGGCAGAGTATTCCAGCCAAACCCCGCAACCATGCTCGTAACCTCAAACTCGCCTATTGAAATGGAGAACACCAAGAGAGCTCCAGACACGATTCCTGGCAACACATTCGGAACAAGCACGTACCTGAAGCGCTGCCACGTATTGGCGCCAAGGCTTTGCGCCGCCTCCGACAGCGTGACTTCGTCTATGGTCTGAAATGTCACCAAGACGTTTCTCAGCATGAACGGGAACCCAATCAGCGCATGCGCGATTATCACCATCCAGATGGTCCCTGTCAGTGCCAGCGGCGCACGGCTGAATCCCTGAAGCAGGGCAACGCCAATGACAAGTGGGGGAATGACCAGGGGCAACACCTGGGCAAGCTGGCTTATGATTTCCTCGCTCCTGCTGCCTCTCTGCATCAGTCGGTTCAGGGAGTATGCGGCGGGAACGCAGAGCGCCACATCTACGGTCACTGCCAGAAGCGCAACACTGAGTGACACCATGGCCCCTGAACGGTATCTGGGATCGCTGATCAGCTTGTGATACCACTTCACGGTCATGCCCTCCGGCAGCAGGTCGTACCATACTGTGCTGAACGAGTAGATGATGGGCATGAGCAAGGGCGCCACGATGAACAGGATGGCCACGGTCATCAGGACCTTCTGAGCGATGCTGCCACGTCTTGACATGACTCTACTCCTCCACCGCAGGCGTCGTCCTCGGCTGACGTTGGCGTCCCAACCTCCTGCCCAGGATACCGAACAGCCACAGAATCAGCGCCGTAGTGGCAGCAAGCATCACCGCAAGCGCGCTGGCCTGAGGTAGATTGTATGATGCCTCAGACGTATGGGAGTATATCTGGAGTGCAAACAAGTTCCTGGCCATTCCTGTCAACGCAACAGCTGTGCCGAAGGCTCCCATCATCCCGGCGAATACGATAGATATGCCCGCCACGAAGCCCGGCGCAAGCACCGGTATTACTATGTATATCCACGTCTGCCACGGCCTTGCACCCGCGTTGCGTGCAGCCTCCACAAGACTGTGATCGAGGTTTCCGAATACAGCAGCCATTGTCAATGCCATCTGTGGCACATTGAAGAAAGAGTATACGAAAAGCAGACCCCGCCAGCTGTACAGATCGAACAACATGAAACCCGAGCTTCCGGAGGTCCTCCGAATCAGCAGATTCACCACGCCGTTGCGTCCGAGCAACACGATGAACGAAAAGGCAACTACAAGGCCGGATAGGGTTAGGGGCAATGAGAGAATGGAGAGCACTATGCTCTTCTGGCGCTCTGGAAGACCACTAGCCACGAATCCAACGAACGTTCCAGCGACCGCTGCAACCAGCGTGCAGACTGTGGAGAACAGCAGGCTATTGCGCATAGCGCTCGCATAGCGTACTGATGTCAACGCGCGTGTATAGTTGCTCGCTGTGTAGGCCAACGACACGTTGTCCACGAAACTGCGACGAATCACCGTAGTTAGCGGATAACCCAGGAATAGCAGAAGAAAACCAGCTGCAGGCATAAGAAAATAGTACTCCTGCCTGAAGGAAAGATGTGCATCCGAATGTGGCAGCGTGCGTATCGGAGATCTGCTCATGGATGATCACCTAGCCTCTCTATCGGAGCGACTGGGGCGCCGCCGCATACATGAACACCGCCGACGCCCCACTGCGCGCATACTGTACCCTACTGCCCGGTCGCCTCCGCCCAAGCCTTGGCCAGGTTTTCGGATATCTCTGCCTCTCGTGCGTAATCAATGAACGCGGCCGCCCTGTACGCAGACGCCGACGGCATCTTCGCCGCTACGGCGTTGGGCATCGCAACGTCCTGTCGAATGGGCAGAACAAACGCCTCAGCATAGAGCTGCTGTCCCGCGTCAGACATGAGAAACTCAAGGAACAACCGAGCCGTATATGGGTGCGGTGCACTCTTGGCTATGACCACTGAGTGTCCTGAGCTCACGGTTCCGTCCTCCGGGATGACCACCCTAGATGGTATTCCCAGCTCATCACTCCACTTCAGAAGGTTGTAATCGACGTTGATGAGGATTCCGACTTCTCCTCGCTGGTACTTGGCCACTGTAACCTTCGGGTCAACTATCGCAACTTGCCCGAGTTTGTGGAGTTTACCCAAGAACTCCGCACCGGCCTTGTAGTTGTAAGGATCCCCGCACATGGCTGTTGACACGGCTTCTACGGTGCAAATGCCTGTTCCCGTCGCTCGGGGGTCCATGTAGCTGATGATTCCTTTGTACTCGGGCCGGGTCAGATCGGACCACTTCGTCGGCACGTTCTTCACCATGCGGGTGTTGACAATCCACCCCATCGTGCCCTTGTAAGCTGCGTTCCACACCGAGCCTGAAGGACCGATCCCTTTCTGACTTGCCGGGATGCTGTCCCATACGGTCACTTTGTAGTCAGCAG
This sequence is a window from Clostridia bacterium. Protein-coding genes within it:
- a CDS encoding carbohydrate ABC transporter permease, whose translation is MKARRAKVWADVGTYLALSVFSLAILLPILWVVRTSLAPDVMAYEIPPRLVFQPTLQNYIELFKVSHFDVHLRNSLVIALLSTALATPIAALGGYGFARYGSGGRTLQFAVLGTQMLPGIVLILPIFAIYTRLRMVNTIQGITLAYLAFNLPVLLWLLMGFFQGIPIELEEAAMIDGCTPFQAFFDVIFPISAPGIMSAAVLSFILCWNEFLFALILTGSKTGTIPVAIAAMQTQRGVLIGKLAAATTIGIVPMIIIALSLQKYLVRGLSFGAIK
- a CDS encoding sugar ABC transporter permease, translating into MNTYRSYRARQIRLRGLTFILPTLIILTAVVAVPLLFSLIVSFSNYTFISPRLGSFAGIRNYVSALSNEYFWNSLWVTIKFALFVVTLESVLGFSIALLLSRDIKFKAVFYTILTIPMVMSPVAVGLIWKMLLHADLGIVNYLISAMGWRPIDWLGSPRGAIWSILMVDIWQQVSFMILVLLAGLVSLPKEPFEAAKIDGASPVQTLFRITIPLMSPVIVTALLIRLIFAFRTYDLIYVMTKGGPGVATDVISYYIYKRTFTGLNLAEAAALSWVLLLVVLGIVVVLFRTMLRQQDA
- a CDS encoding DegT/DnrJ/EryC1/StrS family aminotransferase; translated protein: MRVDLARPDLSASDIGAVNDVLRSYTLALGPKLVEFEESSASFTQRRCGIAVNSGTSGLHLLIRSFGIADGDEVITTPFSFIASSNCILYERAKPVFVDIEPDTANINPDLIEAAITPKTKAILAVDAFGQPAKLDVIRDMANRHGLVFIEDSCESLGSEYKGKRAGGPDFADAAVFAFYPNKQITTGEGGMIVTDDEHVAFLCRSMRNQGRGEAGVWLAHERLGFNYRMDEMSAALGVTQLRRIEEIVTRRARVADMYKERLSGIPGVRLPYVAPEVTRMSWFVYVIRVGWDERTHVMQERVRNHVMERFQKAEIGCRPYFTPIHLQPFYRDMFGYEGGEFPATEEAGRTSVAIPFHNSLSSDEIDYVADVLESALKDRPTK
- a CDS encoding inositol monophosphatase family protein, whose translation is MIDERTLGKALDVARDAARSAGDLLTAMIGTRRTVQFKGERDMVTDADKASEGLILLAIRSEFPSHSICAEEQGQIEGQGPGAVCEWFIDPLDGTTNYAHGLPFFAVSIGLFVDGLPAVGVVYSPVSGELYSAASGRGAFLNGSRIHVSSTSAMAQALVATGFPYDMADCRNNNMDVFARVIPLVQEVRRFGVASLDLAYVACGRFDAYWEPGLAPWDMAAGAVIVGEAGGVVTNFAGGPFRVGGKQVLAANCVLHQSMLHLVSGQGTVQDASQGASRNCSPDTSQKTIRSSNGEAAIRNAC
- a CDS encoding SDR family NAD(P)-dependent oxidoreductase — translated: MVCLRRFEGKNVLVTGAASGIGKAISEAFASEGAYVVCTDINRGALDDMVAVIVKSGGRAEGQVMDVTRAGHVNEVINGVVASLGRIDVLANNAGVSSMASVLDLTEEEWDFNMNVNAKGVFLCSKAALPAMIAQGGGKIVNTASMASKIGAPFLAHYSASKFAVLGFTQAFAREAAQYNINVNAVCPGFVATSMQDREVVWEGKLRGMSSEEVRADYIRQTPLGRLCQPEDVARVVLFLASDDADFMTGQGINVTGGTCSH
- a CDS encoding extracellular solute-binding protein, which produces MRRSLLAVCLILAVMLASGVQAAAPKVALVMLMEDVPETRIIETLLPEFEKATGIGVEFEIVQYGDMHAKLVTQFMSPESHYDVIQVDNYWAGEFPAARWLEPLDKYISRDKFDISDYVPSMVDMVGYYDGKLYMLPMYNYAMCIVYRTDLMSDPKLQKAFEAEYKAPMLAPTTVAEYVTLCKFMQKNAGVSGSAMQAQRGDPIVMEWSNYLFSCGGSYYDKSWHSTVNRPEAIKATELYIDNVKHGAPQGALSFNLDDAFRVMSQGRAFSMISYNWMLPQLNDPSKSKVAGKVAIAAMPGGIGLNGGWGWAIAHNGTRKEEAWRFIKWVESQETARKRALLGGAPTKRSMFTDKEVVRNYPWYPQVLDILENARPVPEFQYSAQMIEVMGRELSLAASGQKEIKAALDSAAKELDALARQSKMK
- a CDS encoding DeoR/GlpR family DNA-binding transcription regulator; the encoded protein is MLAEERRSRIMQLISEHGSAAVADLSETMNVSTMTIRRDIAYLASQGRVIKAHGGAVSARESTASEPGYEIKARVNVEEKRRIGLTAAGMVEDGETIVLDSGSTTFQIAALLRSKRDLTVVTNDLVIATSLSKTPSISVLLIGGSIRPGIFSTVGPYAEEMLRQLSVDKVFLGADAVDAAKGVMNSNPEEVPIKRLMMRAGHRVILAVDHSKFERIGLSFVCGVADLDMILTDKGIGDETLVGLRDTGVEVTVC